The following coding sequences lie in one Deinococcus aerolatus genomic window:
- a CDS encoding DegV family protein, giving the protein MIAVLTDSTCDLPMEEALKLGVHIIPLTVHMQERDLLDWQDIDPDAVYIHMKSGGTATTTPVAVTAFAARYRELLDTHDEVISIHLSGKLSQTVEHARRAAALLKMERRIHVLDSGLASTPLAEAVLAARMAVLNGGDAVSAVQAAEAVCAQIHAEFSVPTLEYLRRGGRIGRAQAFFGNMLGVRPILGFEGGELKPLRRCKSDRAIQDMLDGVRTRFGDQPLCISVIHAGRDSGRMQTLRHAVTTSGLNVKQARMHMLGPVVGAHVGPGTFGFMARPA; this is encoded by the coding sequence ATGATCGCTGTGCTGACCGACTCGACCTGTGACCTCCCCATGGAGGAAGCCCTCAAGCTTGGCGTCCACATCATTCCCCTGACGGTGCACATGCAGGAACGCGACCTGCTTGACTGGCAGGACATCGATCCTGACGCGGTCTACATCCACATGAAATCGGGCGGAACCGCCACCACAACGCCGGTGGCCGTTACGGCCTTTGCCGCACGCTACCGCGAGTTGCTGGACACCCACGATGAGGTGATCAGCATTCACCTGTCGGGCAAGCTCTCGCAAACCGTGGAACATGCCCGGCGGGCCGCCGCGCTGCTCAAGATGGAGCGGCGGATCCACGTGCTGGACAGCGGACTGGCCAGCACACCACTGGCCGAGGCGGTGCTGGCCGCCCGCATGGCTGTCTTGAATGGGGGCGACGCGGTCAGCGCGGTCCAGGCCGCCGAGGCCGTGTGTGCCCAGATTCACGCCGAGTTCAGCGTGCCAACCCTGGAGTACCTGCGCCGGGGAGGCCGGATTGGCCGTGCCCAGGCTTTCTTCGGCAACATGCTGGGCGTGCGTCCGATCCTGGGTTTTGAGGGCGGTGAACTGAAACCCCTGCGGCGCTGCAAGTCGGACCGCGCCATTCAGGACATGCTGGACGGTGTGCGGACCCGCTTCGGGGATCAGCCGCTGTGCATCTCGGTCATTCACGCCGGGCGGGACAGCGGCCGCATGCAGACGCTGCGCCACGCCGTCACCACCAGCGGTCTGAATGTCAAGCAGGCCCGCATGCACATGCTGGGCCCGGTGGTCGGCGCACACGTGGGCCCCGGCACCTTCGGCTTCATGGCCCGCCCGGCCTGA
- the bshA gene encoding N-acetyl-alpha-D-glucosaminyl L-malate synthase BshA, translating into MKIAVLCHASAGGSGVVATELGLKVARAGHEVHFVGSAQPFRLSGQGGMHGPYFHQVSGFAYALFEQPYPELAAANTLTEVMLEYGVQLAHAHYAIPHATAAIHARAIVGSGRVLTTLHGTDVTLVGAEPAFRHTTRHAIERSDHVTAVSQFLADQTREVFGTDREIEVIHNFVDAERFRRITDPEVRLRFAHPEEALLVHVSNFRPVKRVEDVVQVFARVASEMPARLLMIGDGPERPRAFELAQQLGVIGRTHFLGSFPDVETVLGISDLFLLPSSNESFGLAALEAMSCEVPVVAARAGGIPEVVEDGVTGFLHPVGDVDGMADAALRVLRDRQLYLGMGAAARHAATTRFSPALIVPQYLEAYERVIRAG; encoded by the coding sequence TTGAAAATCGCGGTGCTTTGCCATGCCAGCGCGGGCGGCTCGGGTGTCGTGGCCACCGAGCTGGGCCTGAAGGTTGCGCGAGCCGGCCATGAGGTGCATTTCGTGGGTTCGGCGCAGCCGTTCCGGCTCTCGGGCCAGGGCGGCATGCACGGGCCGTACTTTCATCAGGTCAGCGGCTTTGCCTACGCATTGTTCGAGCAGCCTTACCCGGAACTGGCCGCCGCCAACACCCTGACCGAGGTGATGCTGGAATACGGCGTGCAGCTGGCGCACGCGCACTACGCCATTCCGCATGCGACGGCGGCCATTCACGCGCGGGCCATCGTGGGCTCCGGGCGGGTGCTGACCACCCTGCACGGCACTGACGTCACGCTGGTGGGCGCCGAACCGGCCTTCCGCCACACCACCCGTCACGCCATTGAACGCAGCGACCACGTCACCGCCGTCTCGCAGTTCCTGGCGGACCAGACACGCGAGGTCTTCGGTACTGACCGCGAGATAGAGGTCATTCACAACTTCGTGGACGCCGAGCGCTTCCGGCGCATCACCGATCCCGAGGTGCGGCTGCGCTTCGCCCATCCAGAAGAGGCGCTGCTGGTGCATGTCAGCAATTTCCGCCCGGTCAAGCGGGTGGAAGACGTGGTGCAGGTGTTTGCCCGCGTGGCCTCCGAGATGCCGGCCCGGCTGCTGATGATCGGCGACGGCCCGGAGCGCCCGCGCGCCTTTGAACTGGCCCAGCAGCTCGGCGTGATCGGCCGGACGCATTTCCTGGGCTCGTTTCCCGACGTGGAGACGGTGCTGGGCATCAGCGACCTGTTCCTGCTGCCCAGCAGCAACGAGAGTTTTGGTCTGGCCGCCCTGGAAGCCATGAGCTGCGAGGTGCCGGTGGTGGCCGCCCGCGCCGGAGGCATTCCCGAGGTCGTGGAGGACGGCGTAACCGGCTTCCTGCACCCGGTGGGCGACGTGGACGGCATGGCCGACGCGGCGCTGAGGGTGCTGCGGGACCGTCAGCTGTACCTGGGCATGGGGGCGGCGGCGCGGCATGCGGCCACCACGCGCTTCTCCCCTGCCCTGATCGTGCCGCAGTATCTGGAGGCTTACGAGCGGGTGATCCGGGCCGGTTAA
- a CDS encoding histidine phosphatase family protein, translating into MTCSAPASRLFLARHGQTAGNVEGVLRGPDSRHDGLTAQGYAQAHALARRIAALNPDSPRIFASTYARAQQTAAPVADLLGVTVTVLDGLQEIDPGAWRGRPYSDLDGRFDELVGPGDRVAFPGGESQQDVADRFEAALKPVLEGGGTPIVVSHGGVLISVLIRLLGDPVVQTWRSGRFTHTNAALTQLRQLEGRWNVETLAEDIQ; encoded by the coding sequence GTGACCTGTTCCGCACCCGCTTCCCGCCTGTTCCTGGCCCGCCACGGGCAGACTGCCGGCAACGTCGAGGGGGTCCTGCGCGGCCCGGACAGCCGGCATGACGGCCTGACAGCCCAGGGCTACGCCCAGGCCCACGCGCTGGCCCGCAGGATTGCCGCACTCAATCCCGATTCACCGCGCATTTTCGCCAGCACCTACGCCCGCGCCCAGCAGACCGCCGCGCCCGTTGCGGACCTGCTGGGCGTCACTGTTACGGTGCTGGACGGTCTTCAGGAGATTGATCCTGGCGCGTGGCGGGGGCGGCCCTACAGCGATCTGGACGGGCGGTTCGACGAACTTGTCGGTCCGGGTGACCGCGTCGCGTTTCCGGGCGGCGAGAGCCAGCAGGACGTGGCAGATCGTTTTGAGGCGGCGCTGAAACCTGTGCTGGAAGGGGGCGGGACACCCATTGTCGTGTCGCACGGCGGCGTGCTGATCTCGGTGCTGATTCGGCTGCTGGGTGACCCGGTGGTCCAGACGTGGCGCTCTGGCCGTTTCACCCACACCAACGCGGCCCTGACCCAGTTAAGGCAACTGGAGGGGCGCTGGAACGTCGAGACCTTGGCTGAAGATATCCAGTGA
- a CDS encoding spheroidene monooxygenase: protein MPAPLSVPTPGEQVVTLTVNRYAPADRRAGMRRMATDHAHLRGLPGLTFYRLLGTGRGSTLSLSVDLGRWARFAVWQSRTAFDLFEDSPWRCQEREQVADTTTLLLSPLRWHGRWAGQEPLGPPVVNAAADHQPIAVLTRAVIRPSRLAAFWRAVPGTQVFLPDQPGLVSAMGLGEWPVLQQATFSVWQDQSSMRAYAYHGQAHRHAIARTRQEHWYSEELFARFTVQEVRGVWEGLTSVGPGMATLGL from the coding sequence ATGCCTGCGCCGCTGTCCGTTCCCACCCCTGGCGAGCAAGTCGTGACCCTGACGGTCAACCGTTACGCGCCTGCTGACCGGCGTGCGGGGATGCGGCGCATGGCCACCGATCACGCGCATCTGCGCGGGCTGCCGGGCCTGACCTTCTACCGCCTGCTGGGCACCGGGCGCGGCTCCACCCTCTCGCTCAGTGTGGATCTGGGCCGCTGGGCGCGTTTCGCCGTGTGGCAGTCGCGGACCGCCTTTGACCTGTTCGAGGACAGTCCCTGGCGCTGTCAGGAGCGGGAACAGGTCGCCGACACCACCACCCTGCTGCTGTCTCCCCTGCGCTGGCACGGGCGCTGGGCCGGCCAGGAGCCGCTTGGCCCGCCTGTCGTGAATGCTGCGGCTGATCACCAGCCCATCGCCGTCCTGACCCGCGCGGTGATCCGGCCCTCCCGGCTGGCGGCCTTCTGGCGGGCGGTGCCAGGCACCCAGGTGTTCCTTCCGGACCAGCCCGGCCTGGTTTCAGCGATGGGCCTGGGCGAGTGGCCGGTGCTTCAGCAGGCCACCTTCAGCGTGTGGCAGGATCAGTCCAGCATGCGCGCCTATGCGTACCACGGGCAGGCGCACCGCCATGCCATTGCCCGCACCCGTCAGGAACACTGGTATAGCGAGGAACTGTTCGCCCGCTTCACGGTGCAGGAGGTCCGGGGCGTGTGGGAAGGGCTGACGTCCGTGGGTCCCGGAATGGCTACACTCGGGCTGTGA
- a CDS encoding DUF899 domain-containing protein: MSVTIRRGSIRSRKEFLMSIPGSAHPPIVDRASWQRRRDAILNLEKAATRLSDSIATQRRFLPMTEVENYVFMGEDGPITLTDLFGGRPQLIVHHFMFQPEWERGCPACTYGADNSKLHLPTLHAADISFVRISRAPIEKLQAYGQEKGWDVPWYSSFSNTFNRDWGWTGEDGGERPGYSAFLMVDGRPYLTYSTSGRGVENLIGIYGYLDIVPYGRQEAWQDVPEGWPQS; encoded by the coding sequence GTGAGTGTGACAATCCGGCGCGGCAGCATCCGCAGCCGAAAGGAGTTTCTGATGAGCATCCCTGGTTCAGCGCATCCTCCCATTGTCGACCGGGCCAGCTGGCAGCGGCGGCGGGACGCCATTCTTAACCTTGAAAAGGCCGCCACCCGCCTCTCTGATTCCATTGCCACCCAGCGCCGTTTTCTTCCCATGACCGAGGTCGAGAACTATGTGTTCATGGGTGAGGACGGCCCCATCACCCTCACCGACCTGTTTGGGGGGCGCCCGCAACTGATCGTGCACCACTTCATGTTTCAGCCCGAGTGGGAGCGGGGCTGCCCGGCCTGCACCTATGGGGCCGACAACAGCAAACTGCACCTTCCCACCCTCCACGCTGCCGACATCTCATTCGTCCGAATCTCCCGTGCGCCCATTGAGAAGCTGCAGGCGTACGGTCAGGAGAAGGGCTGGGACGTCCCATGGTACTCGTCATTCTCCAACACTTTCAACCGGGACTGGGGCTGGACCGGCGAGGACGGAGGCGAACGCCCCGGCTACAGCGCCTTTCTGATGGTGGACGGCCGACCGTACCTCACCTACTCCACCTCCGGGCGCGGTGTCGAGAACCTGATCGGCATCTACGGCTACCTGGACATCGTGCCGTACGGACGGCAGGAGGCGTGGCAGGACGTGCCGGAAGGCTGGCCGCAGAGCTAG
- the uvrC gene encoding excinuclease ABC subunit UvrC produces MHFDDLPVLPTTPGVYIFRKGGVPIYIGKANNIRSRVGQHFKAGGKSGKFTALAESLEFITARNEVEALVLEANLIKQHRPHYNVTLKDDKHYPFLKLTNEPFPMLVVTRRVLKDGGSYYGPYPDSSAVRRVKHLIDTMFPLRKNSGLPMQKKPRPCLNFHMGRCLGPCVDKADPAQYARVVDDVKSLLEGRAAPVITRLKEDMQVAARGQDFEQAARVRDRVQAVQKLFGTEQHAFVSDETDLDFLGVAQAGEYAMVQLFRMRGGRVVGRDKRFLTSAEEGTPGEIVGAFVQDYYTQATHVPPLILLPAEFEDAPLWSVFLSEKAGRKTAMRTPKRGDKVDLVEMAQRNAVNGLDSELALLERRGDHPGLDALREVLALPDRPWRIEGYDNSNLFGTNIVSGMVVFEGGRARRGEHRRFKVKGLDHPDDYTSMKQTVSRRFTGSLADKLPLPDLIVIDGGRGQVNAALDALKEANIRVPVVGLAKREETIILPGRYGAQWWLDTGTEVGVNREMLLLQTHPALRILIAVRDEVHQYAITYHRKLRGQDMLRSVFDDLPGIGQKRRDALLEEFSSLEDLAAAPVEQIAAVPGMNARAAQSVKEFLSQREANRVPLG; encoded by the coding sequence GTGCATTTCGACGACCTGCCTGTGCTTCCCACCACCCCTGGTGTGTACATCTTCCGCAAGGGGGGTGTGCCGATCTACATCGGCAAGGCCAACAACATTCGCAGCCGGGTGGGACAGCACTTCAAGGCGGGCGGCAAGAGCGGCAAGTTCACCGCGCTGGCCGAGTCGCTGGAATTCATCACCGCCCGCAATGAGGTTGAGGCCCTGGTCCTGGAAGCCAACCTGATCAAGCAGCACCGCCCGCACTACAACGTCACACTGAAGGACGACAAACACTATCCCTTTCTGAAGCTGACCAACGAGCCGTTCCCGATGCTGGTGGTCACGCGGCGGGTGCTCAAGGACGGCGGCAGCTATTACGGCCCGTACCCGGATTCCTCGGCGGTGCGGCGGGTCAAGCACCTGATCGACACCATGTTTCCGCTGCGCAAGAACAGCGGCCTGCCGATGCAGAAGAAGCCGCGCCCCTGCCTGAACTTTCATATGGGGCGCTGCCTGGGGCCGTGCGTGGACAAGGCCGATCCGGCACAGTACGCCCGCGTCGTGGATGACGTGAAATCACTGCTGGAGGGCCGCGCCGCGCCGGTGATTACCCGCCTCAAAGAAGACATGCAGGTGGCCGCGCGGGGGCAGGACTTTGAGCAGGCCGCCCGCGTGCGTGACCGCGTGCAGGCGGTTCAAAAACTGTTCGGCACCGAACAGCACGCCTTTGTCAGTGACGAGACGGACCTGGACTTCCTGGGCGTGGCGCAGGCCGGGGAATACGCGATGGTGCAGCTGTTCCGTATGCGCGGCGGGCGGGTGGTCGGGCGCGACAAGCGTTTCCTGACCAGCGCCGAGGAAGGCACGCCCGGCGAGATCGTGGGGGCCTTCGTGCAGGATTACTACACCCAGGCGACGCACGTGCCTCCGCTGATTCTGCTGCCCGCCGAATTCGAGGACGCGCCGCTGTGGAGCGTGTTTCTGAGCGAGAAGGCCGGGCGCAAGACCGCCATGCGGACGCCCAAGCGCGGCGACAAGGTGGACCTCGTGGAGATGGCGCAGCGCAACGCGGTCAACGGGCTGGACTCGGAACTGGCACTTCTGGAACGCCGGGGCGACCATCCGGGGCTGGACGCGCTGCGCGAGGTACTGGCGCTTCCGGACCGCCCGTGGCGCATCGAGGGTTATGACAACTCGAACCTGTTCGGCACCAACATCGTCTCCGGCATGGTGGTCTTCGAGGGTGGACGGGCGCGGCGCGGCGAGCACCGCCGGTTCAAGGTCAAGGGCCTCGATCACCCCGACGACTACACCTCCATGAAGCAGACCGTGTCCCGCAGATTCACGGGCAGTCTGGCCGACAAGCTGCCGCTGCCGGACCTGATCGTGATCGATGGCGGGCGCGGGCAGGTGAACGCGGCACTGGACGCGCTGAAAGAGGCGAACATCCGGGTGCCGGTGGTGGGGCTGGCCAAGCGCGAGGAAACCATCATCCTGCCGGGACGCTACGGAGCGCAGTGGTGGCTGGATACGGGCACCGAGGTCGGCGTGAACCGCGAGATGCTGCTGCTGCAAACCCATCCGGCCCTGCGCATTCTGATCGCCGTGCGTGACGAGGTTCACCAGTACGCCATCACCTACCACCGCAAATTGCGCGGTCAGGACATGCTGCGCAGCGTCTTCGACGATCTGCCGGGCATTGGGCAGAAACGGCGCGACGCGCTGCTGGAGGAGTTCTCCAGCCTGGAGGATCTGGCCGCCGCCCCGGTCGAGCAGATCGCCGCCGTGCCGGGCATGAACGCGCGGGCCGCGCAGAGCGTCAAGGAATTTCTGAGCCAGCGTGAGGCCAATCGGGTGCCGCTGGGCTAA
- a CDS encoding SDR family oxidoreductase, with amino-acid sequence MTNDPVTNQYEMRDPLSQYPRPPFPKQPQPAPGLASRMDPKPDHGEDSYVGFGRLKGRRALITGADSGIGRAVAIAFAREGADVALNYLAVEESDAEEVVRLIEAAGQKAVVIPGDLKNEAFCQELVERAVDGLGGLDILVNNAGKQTAVDDIADITTEQFDDTMKTNIYAMFWITKAALPHMQAGSTIINTTSIQASQPSQNLLDYAMTKAAMANFTGGLAKQVAAKGIRVNAVAPGPYWTALQPSGGQPQESVMKFGEKVPLGRPGQPAEIAPLYVLLASQESSYMTGNVYASTGGTLY; translated from the coding sequence ATGACCAACGACCCCGTGACCAACCAGTACGAGATGCGCGACCCGCTTAGCCAGTACCCGCGCCCGCCGTTCCCGAAGCAGCCGCAGCCTGCGCCGGGGCTCGCCAGCAGGATGGATCCGAAGCCGGACCACGGTGAGGACAGCTATGTCGGCTTTGGCCGCCTGAAGGGCCGGCGGGCGCTGATCACCGGGGCCGACTCGGGCATCGGGCGGGCGGTGGCCATTGCCTTTGCGCGTGAAGGCGCGGACGTGGCCCTCAACTACCTGGCCGTCGAGGAAAGCGACGCCGAGGAAGTGGTCCGGCTGATTGAGGCGGCAGGACAGAAGGCGGTGGTGATTCCCGGTGACCTGAAGAACGAGGCGTTCTGCCAGGAACTGGTGGAACGGGCGGTGGACGGCCTGGGAGGGCTGGATATTCTGGTCAACAACGCGGGCAAGCAGACGGCAGTGGACGACATCGCCGACATCACCACCGAGCAGTTCGACGACACCATGAAGACCAACATCTACGCCATGTTCTGGATCACCAAGGCCGCGCTGCCGCACATGCAGGCGGGATCGACGATCATCAACACCACCTCGATCCAGGCCAGTCAGCCGTCCCAGAACCTGCTGGACTACGCGATGACCAAGGCAGCGATGGCGAACTTCACCGGTGGCCTGGCCAAGCAGGTGGCGGCAAAGGGCATCCGGGTCAATGCTGTGGCCCCTGGTCCGTACTGGACGGCCCTGCAGCCCAGCGGTGGACAGCCGCAGGAAAGCGTGATGAAGTTTGGCGAGAAGGTGCCGCTGGGCCGCCCCGGCCAGCCGGCCGAGATTGCGCCGCTGTACGTGCTGCTGGCCTCGCAAGAGTCGAGCTATATGACCGGCAACGTGTATGCCAGCACGGGTGGCACGCTGTACTGA
- a CDS encoding phosphatase PAP2 family protein, which translates to MLSQLPREIVAFVRAHWRSLLMLLLGVLLPLVLIAELTEDLFRDGGFAWDGAILEWYRAHRTPTLTGLAVALGVIGGVKVLPLIALGIALLLARAGGRVHAWYLAFALSGAALLNVLAKVIFQRPRPDELGAVLVEAGFSFPSGHAMSNAAFGIALGLVFWRSRVGWPVAVLGVCWGVLVAASRNYLGVHYPTDVIVGFLSAAAWAYGLYLLMARRWPALRNSPGGLGDTRSPADHALPQRERERDHTR; encoded by the coding sequence GTGTTGTCGCAGCTGCCCCGGGAGATCGTTGCCTTCGTCAGGGCCCACTGGCGTAGCCTGTTGATGCTCCTGCTGGGCGTCCTGCTGCCGCTGGTGCTAATCGCCGAGCTGACTGAGGATCTCTTCCGCGACGGTGGGTTCGCCTGGGACGGGGCCATCCTGGAGTGGTACCGGGCGCACCGCACGCCGACGCTGACAGGACTGGCCGTTGCGCTGGGGGTGATCGGTGGGGTGAAGGTGCTGCCGCTCATCGCGCTGGGCATCGCGCTGCTGCTGGCGCGGGCAGGTGGGCGCGTCCATGCGTGGTATCTGGCCTTTGCCCTGTCGGGGGCCGCGCTGCTCAATGTGCTGGCCAAGGTGATCTTCCAGCGCCCCCGCCCGGATGAGCTGGGCGCCGTGCTGGTGGAGGCAGGCTTCAGCTTTCCCAGCGGGCACGCGATGTCCAACGCGGCGTTCGGCATCGCGCTGGGCCTGGTCTTCTGGCGGTCGCGCGTGGGCTGGCCCGTGGCGGTGCTGGGCGTGTGTTGGGGCGTTCTGGTGGCGGCCAGCCGCAATTACCTGGGCGTGCACTACCCCACCGATGTGATCGTGGGCTTTCTGAGCGCTGCGGCCTGGGCGTATGGCCTGTACCTGCTGATGGCTCGGCGCTGGCCGGCCCTGCGGAACTCTCCGGGCGGACTTGGCGATACCCGGTCACCCGCCGACCATGCCCTGCCGCAGAGGGAACGGGAGCGGGACCACACGCGGTAA
- a CDS encoding LacI family DNA-binding transcriptional regulator gives MQVAREAGVSPSTVSPILNGTAPAA, from the coding sequence ATGCAGGTGGCGCGGGAAGCGGGTGTCTCACCCAGCACCGTGTCGCCCATTTTGAACGGCACCGCCCCGGCAGCGTAG
- a CDS encoding aspartate kinase: MSDTLLVMKFGGTNMQDSAAIRHSASLAGRSVSLGVKVVVVVSAMAGVTNGLLALADAAESGDIAAANDEIAALRTRHFTAAQELGAAPDSATVRDIREMHETLRQAVYGVYLLRELTPRSRDLIVAFGERLSAPLMALALEGQGFRSHHLTGGEAGILTDQHFGNAKPLPTTYERVRDRLSGLLAAGVTPVVSGFMGETERGAITTLGRGGTDFSATIIGKALGADEVWAWKDVDGVMSADPRVVKDARNITVLSYGEVMELAYFGAKVLHPLAVTPLQESGIPLRVKSAADPDFPGTLVQAQAQDEAGHPVKAVTAIRNVSIINISGAGVLGIPEVIASVFDAIARENITLLMVSQSSSMSNVSLAVQSGDAERTLSALRAGVSRELKVDRQSDVAVLAIVGSGMRGQRGVSARLFTALASQDINILMISQGSSELNISVAIEGDQVDEATRAVHAAFGLGQPVAVGN; the protein is encoded by the coding sequence ATGAGCGACACCCTTCTCGTGATGAAATTCGGCGGCACCAACATGCAGGACTCGGCAGCCATTCGCCACAGCGCCTCGCTGGCGGGCCGCAGCGTCTCGCTGGGCGTGAAAGTCGTGGTGGTGGTGTCCGCGATGGCGGGCGTGACCAACGGACTGCTGGCCCTGGCCGACGCCGCCGAATCCGGTGACATCGCCGCCGCCAACGACGAGATCGCTGCGCTGCGGACGCGCCACTTCACGGCGGCCCAGGAGCTCGGCGCGGCGCCCGACAGCGCCACGGTGCGCGACATCCGCGAGATGCACGAGACGCTGCGTCAGGCGGTGTACGGCGTGTACCTGCTGCGCGAGCTGACCCCGCGCAGCCGTGACCTGATCGTGGCCTTCGGCGAGCGGCTCTCGGCCCCGCTGATGGCGCTGGCGCTGGAGGGCCAGGGTTTCCGGTCCCACCACCTGACCGGCGGTGAGGCAGGCATCCTGACCGATCAGCACTTTGGCAATGCCAAGCCGCTGCCCACCACCTACGAACGCGTCAGGGACCGGCTGAGCGGGCTGCTGGCCGCCGGGGTCACGCCGGTGGTGTCGGGCTTCATGGGGGAGACCGAACGCGGCGCGATCACCACCCTGGGGCGCGGCGGCACCGACTTTTCAGCCACAATCATCGGCAAGGCGCTGGGCGCCGACGAGGTCTGGGCCTGGAAGGACGTGGACGGCGTGATGAGCGCCGACCCACGCGTGGTCAAGGATGCCCGCAACATTACCGTCCTGAGCTACGGCGAGGTGATGGAACTGGCCTATTTCGGCGCAAAGGTGCTGCACCCGCTGGCAGTGACGCCCTTGCAGGAAAGCGGCATCCCCCTGCGGGTCAAGAGCGCCGCCGATCCCGACTTTCCCGGCACGCTGGTGCAGGCCCAGGCCCAGGACGAGGCCGGGCACCCGGTCAAGGCCGTGACTGCCATCCGCAACGTGTCGATCATCAATATCAGCGGCGCGGGTGTGCTGGGCATCCCGGAGGTGATTGCCAGCGTCTTTGACGCCATTGCCCGTGAGAACATCACCCTGCTGATGGTCTCCCAGAGCAGCTCCATGAGCAACGTCTCGCTGGCGGTCCAGAGCGGTGACGCCGAGCGCACCCTGTCCGCCCTGCGGGCCGGGGTCAGCCGTGAACTGAAGGTGGACCGGCAGTCTGACGTGGCGGTCCTCGCTATCGTGGGCAGCGGCATGCGCGGCCAGCGGGGCGTCTCAGCGCGACTGTTCACGGCTCTGGCCTCGCAGGACATCAACATCTTGATGATTTCCCAGGGCAGCAGCGAGCTGAACATCAGCGTCGCCATCGAGGGCGATCAGGTGGACGAGGCCACGCGCGCCGTCCACGCCGCCTTCGGGCTGGGTCAGCCTGTGGCGGTGGGCAACTGA
- a CDS encoding CopD family protein codes for MNRAVLVSWIGGLVLLAAELAALSRLSALGAGGVLLWGLAGIGHGASHGQAVHVLHALHAGAMCMWVGGVFALLTRAGASAALARRFTPYALGAVLTLGVSGVCMSLEHAGNPLGLSTSAYGRTLLFKVAVVGLALLAAILVRHAFATGQGVRRRLAAEALTLLAVLGVTASLSGQPPPMHATGTDHSGH; via the coding sequence GTGAACCGCGCCGTGCTGGTGTCGTGGATCGGCGGCCTAGTGCTGCTGGCAGCTGAGCTGGCAGCGCTGTCCCGCCTGTCTGCCCTGGGGGCCGGCGGCGTCCTGCTGTGGGGGCTGGCCGGAATTGGTCACGGGGCCTCGCACGGACAGGCCGTTCACGTATTGCACGCGCTACACGCCGGGGCCATGTGCATGTGGGTGGGTGGCGTGTTTGCCCTGCTGACCCGGGCGGGGGCCAGCGCCGCCCTGGCCCGCCGGTTCACCCCCTACGCCCTGGGCGCGGTGTTGACCCTGGGCGTAAGTGGCGTGTGTATGTCCCTGGAACACGCGGGTAACCCTCTGGGGCTGTCCACCTCGGCCTACGGGCGCACGCTGCTGTTCAAGGTGGCGGTGGTGGGGCTGGCACTGCTGGCCGCCATTCTTGTGCGCCACGCCTTTGCCACCGGCCAGGGCGTGCGCCGCCGCCTGGCCGCCGAGGCGCTGACCCTGCTGGCGGTGCTGGGGGTCACGGCCTCGCTCTCAGGTCAGCCTCCGCCGATGCACGCCACGGGGACGGACCATTCGGGACACTGA